The genomic stretch TCTTAACATCTTCGTCTTCTTTCGCTGCAACGGGGATAACCCACTCCTCTACCTTCCCTTTTAAAAGGGGCCAAACTGTGTGGAGACTTTGTGCAATAGAACAGATCGTGGTCTCTGCTAGCCACAGTGCTAGATCGATTAAATCTTCTGGAATGATTTCCAGAGTGCCCACTATACCTATGATCGGTTTGATTGCCCGATCAGAAACCCCTTGGGGTAGTTCATTCGTAAACCGTACAGCGACTCCCTGGACTTGACGATATTGCAAGGGTACAAGTACCCGCATACCTCGTTTCAGGTCCATTCCCTCAGGAATTTGATAATGAAATACTTGATCAAGGCGACGATTTGCTACATCGACAAGAACCTCTGCATAGTGCATTTTCATCGCCTCCTTTTTGTCCATTCTCTTTTTCTTTCCTGATTTACATTTTAACATAGATGAAGAGTTGTAGGTATAGACCCACTTTCCAAATACATCTGGCCAATCAATAAAGGGATGCTGGTCTACCCAACATCCCGAAAACCTTGATTCTATCTTGTTTTAAGGCTATCTTGCCGCCTTTTGCTACCTTATAACTTATACTACCGTAACCGCTGTCCCCGAGACACTGACCATGAGCATGCTGCCACTTTGGCCGACCACTTCATAATCGATATCTACCCCTACTACAGCATTGGCCCCTAGCTGAGCTGCATTTTGTTGCATTTCTTGGAAGGCGATTTGTCGAGCATCCTGAAGTTTTTCTTCATAGGCCCCCGAACGACCGCCAATAATATCAGTGATACTGGCAAATACGTCCCGAATCACATTGGCACCCATAATAGCTTCTCCCGTTACAATTCCATGGTAGGACTGGATTTTTCGCCCATCAATATTGGGAGTTGTCGTCATAATCATAACTTATACCTCCTTGTTTATAACTAACCCAGCAAACTGAATATGCCTATCCAACAGGAAATAATTCTCTGAAACTTAAAAGATTCCTGCTTTTAAGGAATTAGATGCTAGAGGTTAATTGCAAGTTTTCGCTCCTTATTCTTCCAAAGAATACGCATTTTAGTATAAATTCTTTAAATATTATTATTAATCATCATATCATGAAAAATATCTTGCCAAACTAATTTTTAATATGCTATGCTCTAAACAAGGTAAATATTCTATGACCTTTAAATTAGTCCCGTGAGGCTAAGAAGGAAATGGCGTACCATGATAATGTTGACATGGGCACCTCTTTCTTGCTTGCGGGCAAGGAAGAGGTTTTTTGTTGTGAATGAAAAGGAGGCTAACCCATGATTAGAGAAGTTCAGATTCATGAAAGACTTTCCCTTGCCCAAACGATTCCCCTTGGCCTGCAACATGTTTTTGCTATGTTCGGAGCCACAGTCCTCGTGCCCTTTTTAACTGGCTTAAGCCCAGCCATCGCCCTTCTTTCCTCGGGAATCGGCACGATCGTTTTCCTACTCTTGACCAAAAGCATGATTCCAGCCTACTTAGGTTCTTCCTTTGCTTACATTGCTGCCTTAACTTATTTTGTGCAAGATCAGAATAACTTAGCTGCTGCCATGGGCGGGGCCCTCGTCATCGGTATTATTTACATCATTCTTTTTGCCCTCATGAGTGTTTTTGGCAGCGCTTGGATTCATAAGATTGTCCCTTCGGTTGTGGCCGGCCCGGTTGTCGCCATTATTGGCTTAAGTTTAACGCCCGTCGCATCAGGCATGTCGGCTAATAATTGGTATATCGCCATATTCACCCTCGGGGTGACCATCTTTCTAAGCACCTATGCTAAAGGCTTCTTGAAAATCATTCCCATTCTTTCCGGAATTATCATCGGCTATATTGTCGCAGCCTTCGCCGGTTTAGTAGACTTCACCGGGGTAACTGCTTCCGTAGCTTCTCTGGATAAAATCTTTGCTTCACCTATCAATGCTGACACTTGGGCTATGCCAAGCTTGAATAAAGCTGCAATTCTAATGTTTGCCCCTCTAGCTTTTGTCACCATCATTGAAGACTTAGGTCATATGATTGTCCTCGGCAATATTACCCATTCAGATCCCATCGAGAAGCCAGGCTTCAACCGAGTCTTGTTGGGCAATGGTCTCGCTACTGGAATCGCTAGCTTCTTGGGCGGCCCTCCGGTAACCACGTATGGCGAAAATATTGGTGTACTAGCCGTAACTCGGGTCTATAGCACCTTTAACATCTGGGTAGCCGCTATTATCGCCATCATCCTTAGTTTCGTCAGTCCCCTCCAAGCCTTGATTATGTCTATTCCTACAGCCGTCATGGGCGGCGTCTCTCTCTATCTCTTCGGTATGATTGGGGTCACTGGTCTGCGTACTCTGATTGAAGCACGTGTGGATTTCTCGAAGAGCAAGAACCTGATCATCGCCTCGGTCATCTTCGCCGTCGGAATTGGAGTCCAAAGCCACGGTGTTGCCTATGCGACTTTAGCCGGAATTATCCTCAATCTCATCCTTCGGGAAGAAAAAGAGGATTAAGCCACATAAAGATGTAGCTTAAGTAAACAACTTAGACTTGGATAAGGTTTGGAATTGAATCTCTTGCATACAGGGGGTGTCGCGAAACTACTTAGAGTAGCTAGCGATGCCCCTTCTTTATTCTTGCATTAAAGAATAGGGATTTCCCAATAATAAAATGATATAATACAACATGCTATGACCTAACCAGCTATTAGCGCCGACAATTTGCGAAAGGAAACTACGGTAAGTGAACGATACTTTGATAGTTTATTACTCACTTTTTGGCAACACAAAGAACTTAGCCATAGAAATAGCTAAGCAGACTGGTGGCACGATGAGGGAGCTAGTTCCTGACAAAAAATATTCGTTTGACTATAATACGGCTGCCAAAGAAGTAAGGAATGAAATTTCACGAGGATTTTGTCCGAAGCTCATTCGCGGAAATGAATCAATAGATGATTATCAAACAATCTTTATCGGTACACCAAACTGGTTCAAAACAGTAGCTCCACCGGTTTTGAGTTTCCTTAAACAATTTGATTTTACTGGTAAGACAGTCATCCCCTTTTGTACTCACGGTGGCGGAGGATTCTGCCAAATCGAGGATGATATTGTTAAGGAGTGTTCAGAAGCCACCCTTTTGTCCGGAATTGCTATCAATGGCTCCGCTGAATCGGAGAGTATTTCACGGTGGCTCGAAACGATTGCCTACAGCCAATAATTCACATACACATTATTTTTGAGGAGGTATCGTCATGAATTTCGATCCCTTGTACTACCCTTATGCTTCAAAACGATTACTTAATTATGCTAGCCGTGGGATGGTAGCAACCTCCCAGACTCTAGCCGCTCAGGCGGGCTTGGACATCCTCAAGAAAGGAGGAAATGCCATCGACGCGGCTATTGCTACCGCCGCTTGTCTGACCGTTGTGGAGCCCACCTCTAATGGTATTGGTGGCGATGCTTTTGCTTTAGTCTGGACCAAAGGACAACTGCACGGACTTAACGCCAGCGGTACAGCACCGGCTTCCCTCTCGGGCCAGGCTTTAATAAAAAAGGGCTACAACGAAATGCCGCAATACGGCTGGATTCCCGTGACGGTACCGGGTGCACCTTCTGCTTGGGCTGCCTTAGCAGAGCGTTTTGGCCGACTACCTTTAACCGAGACTCTAAAGCCTGCCATCGAATATGCAGAACAAGGCTACCCCGTATCCCCGATTCTCGGGCACAATTGGCAGATAGCCTATGAAAAACTTTCCCAAGATCTTAAGGGCGAGGAATACGCCTCCTGGTTTGAAACCTTTGCTCCCCAAGGGCGGGCTCCCTTGATCGGGGAAATATGGCGTTCCCCTGATCATGCTCAGACCTTAACGAAAATTGCTGAAAGCAATGCCCAATCCTTTTACAAGGGAGAACTGGCCGAAAAGATCGACGCCTTCTCGCAAAAGTATGGCGGCTATCTTCGCAAAGCGGACTTAGAGGAATACCAACCCTTATCGGTCGATCCTATCCATATCAATTATCGGGGTTATGATGTCTGGGAGATTCCCCCCAACGGCCATGGTCTAGTGGCTCTTATGGCACTGAACATCCTTAAAGGCTTTGATTTCACCGACAAGGACTGTATTGAAACCTACCACAAGCAGATAGAGGCCATTAAACTGGCTTATGTGGACGGACGCAAATATATCGCTGATCCACGGGATATGGAAGTTAAGGTACATGATCTGCTTTCCGAAGGATATGCTCTGGAACGCCGTAAGCTTATCGGTAAAACAGCGCTTCTCCCTGAACCGGGTACTCCTCCCAAAGGAGGAACGGTCTATTTGGCTACCGCTGATAACGAAGGCAATATGGTTTCCATGATTCAGAGCAACTATATGGACTTTGGTTCAGGTCTAGTGGTTCCCGGAACGGGCATCAGCCTGCATAATCGCGGCAATAATTTCTCCTTAGATCCTCAACATGTTAATTTCTTAGGTCCAAGGAAGCGTCCTTACCACACCATCATCCCTGGTTTTCTTACTAAAGCCGGGAAAGCGCTAGGACCCTTTGGGGTTATGGGAGGCTTCATGCAGCCCCAAGGCCATGTTCAGGTTCTGATGAATGCTATTGACTTCAATCTAAATCCCCAAGCGGCTTTAGATGCTCCCCGTTTTCTTTGGAATAAAGATCGCCATGTTCAAGTAGAGCGCTCCTTCCCCCATCATATCGCCGATGCTTTATGCCGCATGGGCCATGATATCGAATGGAGTGGCAATACCGGACTTTTTGGACGAGGGCAGATTGTGTGGCGCAATGAAAATGATGTGTTAATGGGCGCCACCGAACAGCGAACCGATGGCGTCGTAGCCACTTGGTAAATCCGCACCGGTTGGACCAGCGTAAGCCAAAGCTCACTGGACAATAAAGAACGATAAGGCTAAAAGTTTCAAATTAAAAAAGTGTGGATCTTCAAGATCCACACTTTTTTCACGCAGAAGAAGGCCGCTGCCCGTATATACTCTTCATTATTAGCTCGACTTCCATATCTAAGTAATAATGTCATTGTGCATTTACTGTAATCCAGCTTGTTCCCTTAGGGTTGCTGCCTTATCGGTCTTTTCCCAAGGGAGATCGAGGTCATTGCGACCAAAATGCCCATAGGCTGCCGTCTGACGATAGATGGGACGACGAAGATCCAAGGTCTTGATGATTCCTGCTGGACGCAAATCGAAGTTGGCAAGAATCAATTCAACAATTTTATCTTCGGCAATCTTGGCTGTTCCAAAGGTCTCCACGTTGACAGAGACAGGATGAGCCACCCCAATAGCGTAGGCGATTTGAATTTCGCAGCGATCAGCTAAACCGGCTGCCACGACATTTTTAGCGACATAACGAGCAGCATAAGCAGCGGAACGGTCAACCTTTGTAGGATCTTTACCAGAGAAGGCACCGCCCCCATGACGAGCCATACCACCATAGGTATCGACGATGATCTTGCGCCCGGTTAAGCCGGCATCCCCTTGGGGACCACCAATCACAAAGCGACCCGTGGGGTTAATGAAATATCGGGTCTTTTCATCCAGCAGTTCCGAAGGGACTACCGGGAACACCACATGCTCCAGAAGGTCACGGCGGATTCGCTCTTGAGATGATTCCGGATGATGCTGTGTGGAAATAACAATGGTATCAATTCGTACCGGCCGATTACCCTCATATTCGACGGTAACTTGGGTCTTGCCATCCGGACGAAGATAGTCTAAAAGATCGGTCTTGCGAACTTCACTTAAACGACGTGCTAAGCGATGGGCCAAATCAATAGGAAGGGGCATATAGCTATCCGTTTCGTTGGTGGCGTAGCCAAACATCATACCTTGGTCACCGGCACCAATGGCTTCGATAGCCTCGTCCGACATCTCACCGTTTTTGGCTTCCAGAGCTTTGTCAACCCCTAAGGCGATATCCGCCGATTGCTCACCGATGGAAGTGAGAACTGCGCAGGTATCAGCATCAAAGCCAAATTTGGCACGGGTATAACCAATCTCGCGAATGGTCTGCCTAACCGTGCTGGGGATATCCACATAGCAATTGGTCGTAATTTCACCACTTACTAAGACCAATCCTGTGGTCACTGAGGTTTCACAGGCTACCCGAGCATTGGGGTCTTTGGCGAAGATCGCATCTAAAATCGCATCGGATATTTGGTCACAGATTTTATCGGGATGTCCTTCCGTTACAGACTCGGAAGTAAACAATTTCTTTACCATATCAATCACTCCTTCTCCCTGAGTCGTTCAGCAATCTCTTGAACCAAGCGTCTGGCCACTTCCAGCTTTTTCATCTGGGGTAGATCTATTCTTGTCCCCTCGGGGAAAAGAAAACTGACAATATTCGTCGGGCTACCAAATCCGGCACCGGGTTGGGTGACGTCGTTGGCTACCAGCATATCTACATTTTTGCGCTGCATTTTGGCTTGAGCATGTTCATAAAGCTTCTCCGTCTCAGCGGCAAATCCCACCAAGAATTGTTGTTCTTTTTTCTCACCTAACTCTGCTAGGATATCAGGGTTAGGAACAAGCTCAAGAGTTCGGCTTGTCCCATCCTTCTTGATTTTTTGTTCAGCACTTGCTTTGGGACGATAATCAGCAACTGCTGCTGCTTTGACCACAATATCCACATCCGTAAATTCACTCATGACTGCATCGTACATTTCTTGGGCTGTCATGATTGGAATTCGCCTTACGCCATAAGGAGTCGACAATTCGGTTGGAGCAGATATTAGGATTGTCTGCGCACCGGCCTCCCTTAATGCCTCAGCAACAGCAAAGCCCATTTTCCCCGAAGAACGATTGCCAAGGTAGCGAACAGGATCAAGGGGTTCTTGGGTTCCACCTGCAGTAACTAAAGCTTTTTTGCCCGCCAGTAGCCTTGAAACAGCAAAAAAACCTTGCAATGCTTCGACTAACTCCTGAGGCTCACTCATCCGACCATCCCCAGACGTGCCACAAGCCTGAAAACCAGTAGCCGGTCCTAGAATGCGCACGGAATGTTGTTGTAGCTTCTGCAAGTTCTCCTGGGTCGACGGATGGTGATACATATTATGATTCATTGCAGGTGCCACGAAGATGGGTGCTCGAGTGGCTAGTAAAACTGTTGAAAGAAAATCATCAGCTATGCCCGCAGCCATTTTGGCTAATATATTAGCCGTAGCAGGAGCAACTAAAACTGCATCGACAGCTTCCGCTAAGGCAATATGCTCAACATTCCATACCTTGGGTTCTTCAAACATCTCCACATAGACTGGGTTAGCGGATAGGGTCCTTAGGGTCAAAGGGGCAATAAATTCTGTTGCCCCTTTGGTCATTGCCACATATACAGCTGCACCTTGCTTGCGAAGCCTACTGATGACATCTGCTGCCTTATAAGCAGCGATACCACCGGTAACTCCGACCAAGATCTTCTTATCCCGCAGCATTATTTGATTCCCTCAGTGGTCAATTCAAAATGATATTTCCCCTTGGCAATTTCTTCGAAAGCAATGCTGACCGGCTTTTCTCCCGGATGGTTTGCTTCGAATTCCGGTTCTTCCATCAGGTTACGAGCTCTCTTAGCTGCTGCCAATACCAGTGTATACTTACTATCCACTTTACTGAGCAGAATATCGAGGGAAGGTTGTTTCATGTTTACACCCCCTGAAATACATATGGTTTTCTTTTAACACGACATTTTTCGGCAACGAGTATGCTTTTTAGCTTATCCACTGCGGCAGGAATTTCATCATTGATGACCACATAGTCATACTCACTAACATATTCCAGTTCACGAGCTGCAGTTTTTAGTCTCTTTTGGATGATTTCCTCAGATTCGGTTCCACGCTTATGGATGCGTTGTGCAAGTTCATCCATGGACGGCGGAACAACAAAAATAAACACCCCTTGGGAGAAGCCCTTCTTGACTTGTAAAGCTCCTTGAATTTCAATCTCGAGAATGACATCGTTGCCTGCCTGAATGGCTTGTTCCACTGCAAACTTTGGAGTCCCGTAGAAGTTCCCACAAAACTCCGCCCACTCCAAAAGTTGATCCTGCTCGATCATGGTTTGAAATTCTTCCCGGCTACGGAAGTAATAATGCAATCCATCTACTTCAC from Desulfitobacterium dichloroeliminans LMG P-21439 encodes the following:
- a CDS encoding solute carrier family 23 protein, whose amino-acid sequence is MIREVQIHERLSLAQTIPLGLQHVFAMFGATVLVPFLTGLSPAIALLSSGIGTIVFLLLTKSMIPAYLGSSFAYIAALTYFVQDQNNLAAAMGGALVIGIIYIILFALMSVFGSAWIHKIVPSVVAGPVVAIIGLSLTPVASGMSANNWYIAIFTLGVTIFLSTYAKGFLKIIPILSGIIIGYIVAAFAGLVDFTGVTASVASLDKIFASPINADTWAMPSLNKAAILMFAPLAFVTIIEDLGHMIVLGNITHSDPIEKPGFNRVLLGNGLATGIASFLGGPPVTTYGENIGVLAVTRVYSTFNIWVAAIIAIILSFVSPLQALIMSIPTAVMGGVSLYLFGMIGVTGLRTLIEARVDFSKSKNLIIASVIFAVGIGVQSHGVAYATLAGIILNLILREEKED
- the gmk gene encoding guanylate kinase is translated as MEQNHGLLIVLSGPSGAGKGTLCQELLRQMPQVKYSVSATTRQPRPGEVDGLHYYFRSREEFQTMIEQDQLLEWAEFCGNFYGTPKFAVEQAIQAGNDVILEIEIQGALQVKKGFSQGVFIFVVPPSMDELAQRIHKRGTESEEIIQKRLKTAARELEYVSEYDYVVINDEIPAAVDKLKSILVAEKCRVKRKPYVFQGV
- a CDS encoding flavodoxin, yielding MNDTLIVYYSLFGNTKNLAIEIAKQTGGTMRELVPDKKYSFDYNTAAKEVRNEISRGFCPKLIRGNESIDDYQTIFIGTPNWFKTVAPPVLSFLKQFDFTGKTVIPFCTHGGGGFCQIEDDIVKECSEATLLSGIAINGSAESESISRWLETIAYSQ
- the metK gene encoding methionine adenosyltransferase, whose amino-acid sequence is MVKKLFTSESVTEGHPDKICDQISDAILDAIFAKDPNARVACETSVTTGLVLVSGEITTNCYVDIPSTVRQTIREIGYTRAKFGFDADTCAVLTSIGEQSADIALGVDKALEAKNGEMSDEAIEAIGAGDQGMMFGYATNETDSYMPLPIDLAHRLARRLSEVRKTDLLDYLRPDGKTQVTVEYEGNRPVRIDTIVISTQHHPESSQERIRRDLLEHVVFPVVPSELLDEKTRYFINPTGRFVIGGPQGDAGLTGRKIIVDTYGGMARHGGGAFSGKDPTKVDRSAAYAARYVAKNVVAAGLADRCEIQIAYAIGVAHPVSVNVETFGTAKIAEDKIVELILANFDLRPAGIIKTLDLRRPIYRQTAAYGHFGRNDLDLPWEKTDKAATLREQAGLQ
- the coaBC gene encoding bifunctional phosphopantothenoylcysteine decarboxylase/phosphopantothenate--cysteine ligase CoaBC; the protein is MLRDKKILVGVTGGIAAYKAADVISRLRKQGAAVYVAMTKGATEFIAPLTLRTLSANPVYVEMFEEPKVWNVEHIALAEAVDAVLVAPATANILAKMAAGIADDFLSTVLLATRAPIFVAPAMNHNMYHHPSTQENLQKLQQHSVRILGPATGFQACGTSGDGRMSEPQELVEALQGFFAVSRLLAGKKALVTAGGTQEPLDPVRYLGNRSSGKMGFAVAEALREAGAQTILISAPTELSTPYGVRRIPIMTAQEMYDAVMSEFTDVDIVVKAAAVADYRPKASAEQKIKKDGTSRTLELVPNPDILAELGEKKEQQFLVGFAAETEKLYEHAQAKMQRKNVDMLVANDVTQPGAGFGSPTNIVSFLFPEGTRIDLPQMKKLEVARRLVQEIAERLREKE
- a CDS encoding heavy metal-binding domain-containing protein yields the protein MIMTTTPNIDGRKIQSYHGIVTGEAIMGANVIRDVFASITDIIGGRSGAYEEKLQDARQIAFQEMQQNAAQLGANAVVGVDIDYEVVGQSGSMLMVSVSGTAVTVV
- a CDS encoding gamma-glutamyltransferase family protein, translating into MNFDPLYYPYASKRLLNYASRGMVATSQTLAAQAGLDILKKGGNAIDAAIATAACLTVVEPTSNGIGGDAFALVWTKGQLHGLNASGTAPASLSGQALIKKGYNEMPQYGWIPVTVPGAPSAWAALAERFGRLPLTETLKPAIEYAEQGYPVSPILGHNWQIAYEKLSQDLKGEEYASWFETFAPQGRAPLIGEIWRSPDHAQTLTKIAESNAQSFYKGELAEKIDAFSQKYGGYLRKADLEEYQPLSVDPIHINYRGYDVWEIPPNGHGLVALMALNILKGFDFTDKDCIETYHKQIEAIKLAYVDGRKYIADPRDMEVKVHDLLSEGYALERRKLIGKTALLPEPGTPPKGGTVYLATADNEGNMVSMIQSNYMDFGSGLVVPGTGISLHNRGNNFSLDPQHVNFLGPRKRPYHTIIPGFLTKAGKALGPFGVMGGFMQPQGHVQVLMNAIDFNLNPQAALDAPRFLWNKDRHVQVERSFPHHIADALCRMGHDIEWSGNTGLFGRGQIVWRNENDVLMGATEQRTDGVVATW
- the rpoZ gene encoding DNA-directed RNA polymerase subunit omega; amino-acid sequence: MKQPSLDILLSKVDSKYTLVLAAAKRARNLMEEPEFEANHPGEKPVSIAFEEIAKGKYHFELTTEGIK